In a single window of the Anguilla rostrata isolate EN2019 chromosome 4, ASM1855537v3, whole genome shotgun sequence genome:
- the matk gene encoding megakaryocyte-associated tyrosine-protein kinase, producing the protein MATKCWAAGTQCIAKNDHTKPKASELAYRKGDILTIVEIGMDKGVYKATHNKTGEEGLISASNVREREAIRIDPSLSLMPWFHGKISGPEAVNKLKPMEDGLFLVRESIRHPGDYVLCVSFAHEVIHYRVIYRDNKLTIDNTQFFYNLIDMIEFYTKNKGAIATTLQKPKQKEGTKSAEVELSKAGWLLDIKKLTLGESIGEGEFGEVYMGEYMGQKVAVKNIKCDVTAQAFLAETAVMTKLQHRNLVQLLGVILDNGLHIVTEFMAKGNLVNFLRTRGRSVIGKTQLLHFALDVCAGMEYLESKRLVHRDLAARNVLVSVDSVAKVSDFGLAKRDSKATDNAKLPIKWTAPEALKKDKFSTRSDVWSYGVLLWETFSYGRQPYPKMSLKEVKETVEQGYRMEAPEDCPASVYAIMRVCWEADPGKRPSFRKLRDKLKRELPDSNSATGS; encoded by the exons ATGGCAACG AAATGTTGGGCGGCTGGCACTCAGTGTATTGCCAAGAATGACCACACCAAGCCCAAAGCTTCTGAGCTGGCCTACCGCAAAGGAGACATTCTCACCATTGTGGAGATTGGGATG GACAAGGGCGTTTACAAAGCCACACACAACAAGACCGGAGAGGAGGGCCTCATCTCTGCTAGCAATGTCCGAGAGCGGGAAGCCATTCGCATAGACCCAAGCCTCAGCCTCATGCC CTGGTTTCATGGGAAAATCTCAGGGCCAGAAGCGGTGAACAAGCTGAAACCCATGGAGGATGGGCTGTTCCTGGTACGAGAGTCCATCCGGCATCCTGGCGAttatgtgctgtgtgtcagttttGCTCACGAAGTCATTCACTACCGGGTTATCTATCGTGACAACAAGCTGACAATTGACAACACCCAGTTTTTCTACAACCTCATTGACATGATTGAG TTCTACACAAAGAACAAGGGAGCCATTGCTACAACCCTGCAGAAACCGAAACAGAAAGAGGGCACCAAATCAGCGGAGGTGGAGCTGTCTAAGG ctgGATGGCTGCTGGACATCAAAAAGCTCACCTTGGGAGAGAGCATTGGAGAAGGGGAGTTTGGAG AGGTGTACATGGGGGAATACATGGGACAGAAGGTGGCCGTCAAGAACAtcaagtgtgatgtcacagctcaGGCCTTCCTGGCGGAGACCGCTGTCATGAC GAAACTCCAGCACAGGAACTTGGTGCAGTTGCTAGGGGTGATCTTGGACAATGGGCTGCACATCGTCACAGAGTTCATGGCGAAG GGTAACCTGGTGAATTTCCTCCGGACGAGAGGTCGCTCCGTGATTGGCAAGACGCAACTGCTTCACTTCGCACT AGACGTCTGTGCAGGGATGGAGTACCTGGAGTCCAAGAGGCTGGTACACAGAGACCTGGCCGCTCGCAACGTCCTGGTGTCCGTCGACAGTGTGGCTAAGGTTAGCGACTTTGGGCTGGCCAAAAGGGACTCCAAGGCGACGGATAACGCAAAGCTGCCCATCAAATGGACGGCCCCGGAAGCTCTGAAGAAAGAT AAATTCTCCACGCGCTCAGATGTCTGGAGCTATGGGGTCCTCTTATGGGAGACGTTCTCCTACGGCAGACAGCCCTACCCAAAGATG TCTCTGAAGGAGGTGAAGGAGACGGTGGAACAAGGCTATCGCATGGAAGCCCCGGAGGACTGCCCCGCCAGCGTTTACGCCATCATGAGGGTCTGCTGGGAGGCCGATCCCGGGAAGAGGCCTTCCTTCCGAAAACTGCGGGACAAGCTGAAGAGGGAGCTGCCCGACAGCAACTCTGCAACGGGCTCCTGA